The Primulina eburnea isolate SZY01 chromosome 18, ASM2296580v1, whole genome shotgun sequence genome segment GGAAGCCCTGACAATAAGCCTACACCTAGTTCTGACAGGGTGCGTGATGCATGATTAGTGTGGAGATTTGTGAAGGACAATGCCAAGATCAGAGACACGAGAAGATGGAATTTGAGGGTTGTCATCGCGACTAATATGCACTATTTTCGTCGAAAATCGATTGAAGCTTTTGATTCTGATTTGTTGTCTGAATGTTTGAGCGGATGGGGTGTATTTATAGCTTTAGATCATGCTAAAttctataataataattttaaaaaaaaaagatgacaGAATTGGTTGGTCAAAGGTTAATTATGTCACCTTATAAAATTGAAAttcttaatatatattttttggtaAAATTTTACAAAATCATCCTATATATAAGTAGCCCTATTTTTTCTTTTGATCTTgtaaattatcaatttaaaatttgaTCTTAGTTTGATAAGTTGGTCGTTTGTTAATAAAATCATGGTAAAAACTTGTATAAGACAGTCTCAcaagtcatattttgtgagacatatatcttatttgggtcatccatgaaaagtattactttttatactaagaatattacattttattgagaatatcagtagagttgacccctctcacagataaagaatcgtaagatcgtctcacaagagacctactctaaaatCATCCAATATAGCAATCTAGGCTCTAGAGTAGAAGggctaaaataaataataattaaaaaaaattattgcacTGAGATCAAAGTTCGATGATTTACTTGACCAAAAAACACCAAACAGAACAACATactttcaaaataatttttgcaTTCTTTTCTATTATTGTTACATTCATAATGCGTTGAGTGGTCtgattattaattaatagcGCATGAAACTTGATTCTAATATTTTAGAATATAGTGCTTTTGCTGATTATTGATtgttgatatcaaacatgtgCGATGAATcatgaattaattgaaaatgacAAAAATAATGTGTATACACACAcaacttttgtgagacgatcttatgagtcaattttgtgagacatatactCTATTTGTGTCATccaagaaaaaatattattttttatgctaaaatttattatttctaTTGTAAATATAGACAGAGTTAAACCGTCGCACAGATAAAGatctgtgaaaccgtctcacagcatatatatatatatatatatatatagtgcaCATGAAACTTGATTATTGATAGTTAATATAAAACATGTGCGATGAATCAGGAATTAATTGAATCCACATGGGATTTTTTTATTCTATTATCATATATTCGTGCGTGTATATCGTTCATTTTAAaaattctttcaattttttaaaaggCATATCTCCACCTCATTGCAATCACTGATATCAagttaaaaaacaaatttttgaaACATAAGTTTGTAGATACTTATATGATCTTGATTTATATGTGCAAGACATGGCAAGTTGTTGGGCATGGTTTGATAGTTCATTTTTGCCTTGCTTAATATAATCGATAcatttgtaaaaaaattattcGATTTGTATTAGAAAAATATCAAATTCAAGCCAAAATCGAACACCCTCGAATTTTTTCGAGAAGAATTCAAGtccaaaatattttgtttgatatCCGATAAGCTTTAACTTTTTATTAATTCAATatgattatattatatatatttatatatatagatataaagACCTTCATATAGTTTCATATGATCTCGAACTTGAAATCTAATACAAGCCAAATCCGAGTAAAAATTGTTTAATTTATCGACATTCGAATCAAACTCAAACTtgaatattataaattcaaactTGAATTTgggttttaaatttttattctgATGGATCGGTTCGGGAACCTTTgagggtgcttcaaacacaatattctcgatgagctgcaatagctcgtgttctaagaatgtatacaccgatgaatttaGATCAAGTTTTGTttagaaccaagcggaagacactcgaaataatccttcattaagaaaacctgaaatattttaaaaaatctatGACTTGTGTAAACTGATCGATTGAAATACGGAGAATCAGTTATGGCTTCTATCAGTTCATCTATGGActtaactgaactgatatcaactgaactgatcaaatcagtttaaaCACAGTTAAGTAGTTAATACAcaatatatgtttatggatgttcggagactttaagtgctcctacgtcaccccttctaccacttgggtaggatacactagaagactttgatttatacaacaccttatacaaacccactcagcttaggacttactccactgcctaactgaactcttaGCCTAGACTGAATGcatcaccttccagccaacaattgtttaacgtctgtgtgtcaaagactacatacacaagttttacgtctttgtgcaagaatgtatttgagtggtgtgtgtgtgtgtgagagagagagagaacatTTCTCGGAAAACAACCcgaaaggtgttctcacacactaagGGAAATAAGCTTCTATACTAAGCTGATATAGCTTGAATTGTTCCCTCGACTGGGCTGATTACTTCTTTCTAAGCTCATATGCAATAAGCGTGCCATTTCTTGTGTTTTTCCACCTATCTTGTTGATGGTCTTGATCTGTATTTATAGCAGCAATGCGATCATACATCAAGACTCACCACATGCGATCGTTGCAGTTTGAATGCGTTCCTTGAAATCTGTGTCTCAACTTTTCCGACACCCATTCTGAAACATTTTGTCTTTAAACTTTGCTGAAACGTCCATTGTGGTTGCTTTTACTTAATGCGCACAACTGAATTCCACCTTTGATAAGCTTGTCGTGTTATGCAAACTGATACTttcaactggtcagttgaactggtcttgaacTGGTGAGGTGAAATCAGTTAactcgtcagctgaactgatttcactcattcatttgaactggtcagttgggcTTTTCATCAGTCgaacacttcatcagctggccgtgCTTCTGAAGATCTTCTGCTtaaccacctatcaactggacaatcagttgaactgctcTTGATACTTCAGTTGTACTGATTCAGTTTGAGCGATCAGTGGACGCTTTCAGTTTGCGACTCGATAGCTTCCATTTTTTTCTATatataactgatcagttcgaagcctgatcagtttcagatttctgcgcacttaggtaaatcattagtaacaaaataacaagttttgttaacatcaaaatcaagattgtgaacatgaaatgttccaatatGTTCATATTCGGCTTGATTCGATTTGTTAAGACTCATAGTCGTCAATTGTGTGATTCAAATTTTCCTCATTAGACTTTGTGGTTTAAACTAGCTTGTTTTTTGGATGCCTTTAAAGCCTACAAAATTTCAACCCAAAGCTCCAAAACCTGATATCAAGTCATTAAAGGTATTAATATTGTTGTAGGCAAAATTAACAAAATTGTTCTGTAAATCGGCCTATTTTTTCTTTTACTTACTTAAATCGAAAAAATTGGAGCTTAGCCCAATAATTTgatctttcttttaattttattcttttttttttaaaggatGGGGCGAGACATGCCTGACCTGTCCGACATTGTGATCAACGAGTGAAGGAAAATAAAGGTCAACTATGCTCGACAATTGAATATATTCGAGGTACATAAGTTTAATTTTCAAGTGATTAGAATAATAAGAAGTTGAAGGATTATgcttaaaagtttaaaatatttaatttattgtcTTTTTAATTACGTAACTTGGTTGAATGTCTATTTTGTTAATTTATagctttatttaatatatgtatatttcgTATTTAAAGCACATTTTGTTGGagataatcaataaatcatagaaTTCATcatgttaaataattaaaaatttaattgaaAACTTAAGCGAAAGTATACCTGAAGTCATAATTCTGAATTAATTAATAAGTCTCTTGATCTTCAAGATCATCGCGCTCTTTTTCTTGAGATAATACTTTATTTTTCTCTTATAAACAATTTTCTTAATGGGAGAGAGAATAGGAAACGTGACGCCGCGCGATCCGGGGACCATGACATTTATATAGATAATGTCTATCAAGATAAAGACTCACAACCTATTAGATACATTAAAGCCCAATAGCCAAAAATTTAATTGATCACTTTAATTTTGGGCTTAACTTAATAGACAACGTACGACGcataattattcacatataagtatatataaataaattgatcCAACAATCTCTCACTTGAGCTATATGTGTAACCTTGTAATTATGTTTGTGAAAATAACTTTATGAGTTCAAAAATGTTGTTATTCTGAAATGTATCTATAACCAATATGGTTTCTCAATTACATCAACGTAAGATCAAAGTAGTATTTGCTACATTCAAGGTAACTAGACTCATCAATAGTCATATATTTCAACACAACTGAATGACATAGATCATAAAGTAAATGTGTAGCATGAAAATTTCATGTAGTGTGATCATAACATGCCTATTTCCAACTGGTCCTCCTTTAACCTTGAGATCAATCTTTAAACCATAATCATGCAACAACTATATATCTTTGTTAGTGtgcagaatgtcatcaacatataaaactaGAAAAATATGTTTAATCCCACTAAACTTATTGTACACACAATCATCAACCAAATTCATTTCAAAACCAAATGAAATGATCATttgatgaaatttgaaataaCATAGTTGAGACGTCTATTTGAGCCTATAAATAGATTCCTTTAATTTGCAAACTCttgtatataaataaatacCAATCTTGTGTAGATTTTGATCCTAATTAAACTCTTGTTTCCTTGTTTATAGGTAAGGAGTATCTATGAAGATCTACGTCAAGAAGTGATATATATGATGATCGAATATTGAAAAGAGAGAACGACATTGCTGCTGAATTTCAGACTTGAAGATTTCCGCGTGAAGAGTTTAATTGATTGACTCACGCAATCACGTGTTGCAGTTCTAGAGTTGACAACACTCGATAACAACACCGATACAGAGTATTGATCGTCTAGTGGTTTCGTTTGTTTTTAAGCATTGCGTGTTTGAGTTTATGCATATCGGTTTTAGTTgtaatttattttgatgatatttaaTTCCTTGATGTGTCAAGGAATTTAGGTTTGATATTTTCACTAGCATTGTTTGGTTTAAATGATTTAGATATTTTCTAGTGTTTGGTTTAAATGATTTAGAtattttctagtgaattttttattatgagacatcgcacaagtattcgtacttgtacatgatttatgtcTGCTCTTTGtttattcaataaaattattcatTTGTCTTCATAATTAATTTCTGCTGCAGTGTTGTGTactggtgttgacaacacctaaGCGCAACATCAAATTCTGATAcgttatttattaaatatttcatGTACGTTTATGAGCGACATCCCtttttcaaaatcaataatgcTGTTGCAGGTCCTCCCCTTTTTTTAAAGCGGAGTGATTGGGGGAGATAAGGCGATTGCTAGGCATGGGATTCAAGGTGTATATTGACTGTTCAACGTGGATATACCCGCGGCTTAACTCATGCTTGCGGAGAATACCATATACTTGACACAAGCAAAGAGTAGTAGCCCTTTCCACGTATCATGTATGATTACATTTGTTTGGAATGTCCCATCGGTACAAGGAAATTATGTAGAAGTTGCACAAATTTAGAAGTCATATTCCTTGATCCCACAAGGAAATGACCCCAAATCGAGTGATCTTGATCAACTCACTGTTTAGACTTGTAGTTGTTGGAATTTTGAtgcttaatgaatgaaaattaagcaaATAAATCAATGTGTTTGATTGGGAAAATTCGAAACGAAGAACGAAGCttaatgaacgaatattaagttCGGTGGTTCTGAATTAAACTCGAATCAAGTTCATCAAATGTTGAAAGAACTTAAAAAGAGTAGTCGGAACATGTAAGGGACGACAAAAAAATGGCGGCATGAAAAGTAGCAGGCGTGCACCTGCGCATGCGGGTGTGTGCGCCTGCCGGCCGAGAGCTGCCAAGCGCTGCTCGACAGCCGCGAGCAGGCGCACGCACAGTCGCGTTCTTTCGATTTTTCTGACTTTTTCTGATAATTTTTCATTCCCTTGGCATTGTTTGATGATTGTGGTCAGTTACAATGGCCAAGGGACATTCCTATAAATGAAAGATCATGTCTTTTCACATGAAAATTGTTATATGTTTGatttattgaaaataaaaaatacataaaataaaatttcaaagcATTTGCATATTGTCTTCTTCTTTCTTCAATAAGAGAGAGTTTCTTCATTTCTTTGTGATagaacttgaatatttgagtgctCATTATTCAAGTGTTGTAGTTGTATCTTGGGAGAAGATTGCCACAAACCTCTAGCACATTGTGAGGGGCAAATTCTTCTTAAGGAGAAAGTGTTCAACACTTGCATCTACAAAACCattcttttgttttcttcttgctTATCCTCTCATATTTGAATACCACAAACAACAGTTGTACCatcttgtaacgccccagattcgacgactgtcctcactgtatcaagacgggtctttccagcgtgcttatgtcctcactcacacgcaccctgagaaacttcccaggaggtcactcatcccaaaattgccccaagtcaagcacgcttaactttggattTCTTATGTGataagctaccgaaaagaaaatGCACCATAttaatatgagtagtaccaatcaaatcttttaagccctcctcaactgtacagtccattacattgaacagtctcgaaatccctctcattccggtgtgggatcagttcattcatgttccctccacctagaagcatGCCAGgggccgctcattgtccgtgcaacctcatggtaCCGACGATcgaccccccgccctcttcagccccgggcctcacacatCTACTCTATCCTAGTATCTCAAACAAATTACTTCTGCTACACTAAATGTAGAATTTGAAATATTCTCTTCATATCAAAAGTAAAATAAAAGGAAAGGAACATGTAAACTCTGCACTTATTTCTATATTGGAACTCTCAACTTTTCAATAATGTCTTCTGTATATTACATGGATTTCGACTGTTTCACGCACACTACCttggaaaaataataaaaaaaaaaaaaatcgaacatGAAGCCAGTaactaaatcatttatttaaagaACAAAAAAAGTATTTTATCTCTACTGTCAATTAAATGTCACAAAGCCTTCGAGAGCTGCTTCTGGGGCTTGGGCATGTTGTATAGGATAAGTCCCACCACAAGAATCATAGAGCCTAAGTGGAAAAAGGGGCTTATGCTTTCAACTTGAGGAAGGTATGGCAATGGTAGGGAAAGAGCATATATAGCAATTGGCACTGCAACAAAAGGAAAAAACCACAAAAAAGACAAAGAAAATCAACACATTGTAAACATGCTAGTGCCGGACCAACCAGCTCAAGCGTATTGTAGTTTTTGTTTAAACAATGAATTTGCGATGGTGCGAAGAGCGAACCTGATGCCCTGACAGCAAGAGAAGCAACGATAGCGTCGGAGAATTTAAGAAGATTGAGTACTGATATGTTGAAAAGAACACTGGAGATTATGAAAAGCAGGGGTAGCATTGGAGCACCTGCACACCCTGAAGAcacaagaaaataaataaaattattatactTCTTCATTACACTAAAAAAAAGAGAAATCCATTGGTTCTTGATGAGAAGACAGTATGTGATCAAGTAGGCTTGCGGGTTTTAAATTCTACCGCGAAGAATTTTTATGGTTACTTGTTTGATATATATCCAGTAGACTGTGGAAGTGTCCAAAGAAACTTTATACTAGATAAATCTTACCTGTCGTATTGCCTCCGATATTCAAGAAACAAGCAGCGCCACTTTTAAAGTACATAGGCAGCTGAGACAAGGTTATGCCCTTCAGGTTGGACAGAATTGGCAGACAGAGGAGTACAAACATAGCCTACAAGTTCAAAGCAATTACCAAAGTATTAATAATAGGAAGTATGATCAAATGTAGTTTTTTCCTGAGATCAACTCACAAAATCTTCAAGAGACACCTgaatcaacttaaaaataacaaACACATATCAACAAAAAGttccaaaaatgaaaaaaattcaaaaacataTAACTTAGTTCTGGTGGATCATTGCTAGTTCAGTAGAGGCTGCTAATATTTTTCAGCAAGCTTGCTAAAATACCAAAAATTTAAGCCCcttgtaaaatatattattttaattttggtACAGAAAAAACTACATTGAACATGAGTTTATGCCAAATGGAAAAACTTTTAGACTAACTCGCCATTACCTGAACTGCAGATCCAAAGCAATTGACAACAAAGACATCAAGCAATTTTCCCTGCAGTGATGGTGTAATTTATAAGCTAACTACTCTTTAAATATCCTtgtagaaagaaaaaaaaagcaaCAATTTGAAACCAGATAAGAAGAGCAGAGAAAAATTAGAATGAACAAGAACGACAGTATCGATGCAAAATACTTGGATGATATTTTTAGATGTTGCCAAATTTTTTAATTACCTTTAGACGGGTGGCAGCATCAATGAACACGGATTCCTGCACAATGCCACATCTTCGATTTGTTAGTGTGCCATTGTAGAAGGTTTAAATTTAGTCAAGTACAACTAATCACATCACCTTAACGATAGATGCGCCTGCTTGGAAGGCACTGGACAATACCATTAGCGCCGGCCACAAAATTCCCATTCCGCCAAGCATTGTACCATTGCTTGATCCACTGTGGCCCGAAAATACATTAATATCAGCGATGATTGATTAAATAGAAGGTCATAGACAAAGATACATGCCCATAAATCAAATTATACATCACTTGATTATCGAAGGACAAGGATTACTTTCTACCTCAAGTATGAGACGAAACAAATAACTAGCTTTGTGGTTATCAGCTTCATGGTCATCTTTTTATTGAAACAATTCTATGCTGAGATGCTAAGACCACTGAGAGTATGTTTATATGCAAAAATTTAAGGGCGAAAGCACTCTATAAAGGGAAACAAaacaacttttttttttgggagTTTGGATGAAACCTGACAAAGAAGTGCTTCAAAAACCAGAAGCTAGGAGTTAGAAGCCTATACAAATGCAAAACTGCTTATGcttttcaaaactttaaaaactCATTGTAACGAAACACTTTTCAAGCCAAGTGACTAGTCTCTTATGTGCACAAAGCGATCGTGATCACCACTGATTATCAACATTTTATTATTATGCACCATTCACCAGTCCTAATGCATATGGTAGTATAAATTTAACGTTTTGAACTGCAAATAAATATAGTTTCAAACATATTGAAGGAAAATAAGACCTTGTAAGCGCAACTATGACTCCCGCAGCTACAAGAAAGCACCCAATAATTTGGTTCAATGGATATGTCCTCTTCAAGAGAAATCTGGAAAATATCAGCTGCCATATCAAGAATGTCTGCAAGAACGTGTACAAGAAATAGAGAAGAGATCAATGggtgaaaaataaaaaagataatAAATATCGACAAATAAAAACAAGCCATATTTCACAATATGACTTCTTGCAACATAGAAAATAACTAAACTATGAAAAAGTCAAGTTTCATAAAAATGGCTTACCTGGTATAATAAAGGTATCACTGGTCCAGGAAGCATTGCTACAAAAaagaaatataaatattttcaatggAAAGAACTGAAGACTATCAAGTGTTGACATGCTGCCTTGTTTCTTGAAAGTTTTCGCTATGTTTCCGGCATCTCTAGCAAAAATATTTCCTGGCAACAAATTTTCACAAGTCGAATTTGAGAAAGTCGATAAATGCTTGATCATATTTTATTTCCCGTTGCAGATGCCGGAACATGTAGGATATCATTCTACATggttattttaaaaatcttttagcTATCAATGTGCTTTGTACCTCCAGCATACATTCCAGAAACAAGTGATACGGATTCAAGAAAGCCCATGGCTATAAAGGGTGCCTTTGGAATGCTCAGCATCTCATCAGTAACTAAGCCACCTTTATATCTCAGGTACAGCAAAGGAAAGTATACAGCCACAAACCTGCATATGTATCATCATAAGATTTAGTCATTGCAAAACAAATCAAATTTTATTGATCTATTTCTAGTTGGGGGTAAATATGGATTTTCCTAAACTGATCAACCATGATCCGAAAAAGATTGAATGCATTAGCTATGATTTCGACTGAGAGTgtgtttttagaaaaaaaaataattatgaaatATTGATGGATGATTTTGTATATAGATAAAAATGGAAGAAGATCAGTTTTTCATAGTTAATTGTAATAGAAAGTATTTTCTATTATGTATGTAATCATACTGATTGTTAGAAATGTGAaatctaatatttttcattattataaATCTCAGTTTATGTGTTCGATTAgtaaatgacaaaaatttgtgtgcgaCAATCTCAAAGGTCGTATTTCGTGAGAcaggtctcttatttgggtcatctattaaaaaatattacttttatgctaagagtattactttttattgtgaaaatcggtaggattgacccgtctcacagaccaagattcgtgagaccgtctcacaagagacctactctttctgaaaagacaaaaaaaaaaaaaccaaccaTTTTTTAATCTAACTACAGTCAAACTACTCAATAAATTAATAAGTCacgtaaaataatattttttctcagTTTTGATTTGGGTCGATTAGCTAAATTGTTAATatcaataaattatataataactTTTCGGAAGACCATTATAACTCTATGGTCCTACACCAATATCACACATTAATCGTTTTTTCTAAAATAACCAACATATTTAGTACAATTTTATAGTTAATTGATGTCTTGGTTGATTTATAAATATCTTTTATATAAGAAATCATTATCGGGtattattttaagaattttatatattatttatatccTGTTTCATTCTACCATCATACGTTGAATGTATTTAATTCTAGAACAATTAATTCATATATACAAGTGACCTCTACTCACATTTTACATattgaatttatatttaaatgatttaataaataaatttatttgagtaattaaattaaattacgaACTTAACCAGCCCGTCCATTTCATTTCGGACTGAACCGCGGATTTTTCATGTTATTCAATATACTAACTTATGGCAAGTAATAAAACAAGATAATGATGGAGCGACATAAGTTCGAATAGGTCTCTcattagacggtctcacgaatctttatctgtgagacgggtcaaccatatcgatattcataataaaaagtaatactcttaccataaaagtaatattttttatgtatgACCCAAGTAAGAaatacgtctcacaaaatacgacccgtgagaccgtctcacacaagtttttgcccagaGGTTTTGAGAATTCAAGAGAAAGCTCGTGAATTACTTCTCAAActaaaattgaaatctttgaaaaaGAGATCCCAACATATTTATACTCTATAAATAGCCGTGTTCTTAAACGATTGGACGTAAAACGAGTTAATATGTCTGATTTTTAAAAACACGGGTTTCAAGTTGATTTTTAATGTAGTAATGGGTCGATAAACAGattagaaacaaaaaaaaaatattacaactTACACGAAAGTGTTGATCTGAGCTAGAAACAGAGGATACTCCTTCATGGGCACAAGTGCAAGCTTGTGAAGCACCCGATTCACCACGGCCAGCATCAGAGTAATAGCCGACCAAACGATCACCCCGGCCTTCTTATCTCCCGCCGACACTTCGTCTCCACCGGAATCCGGACCCGGAACCGCACTGCAGACGGTCCGTGATGGATTCGAATCCGTGCTGACACTGGTTTTTCCATTCCCGAAGGGTAGAACAAATCGTCTGCCGCTGAAAAGAGGAGAAATCGGGAGCTTGACGGGATTGTTATTCAGATTGCTGGAATAACGATCCGCGATCGTGGGATTGCGGGAAAAGGGAAGAGGATGGGATTTTGGGGTCGGGCGGGGGAGCAAATTCAATCTCATCATCATGGTTAGATCGATGGGAGGAAATTGAGAAATGGAGATGTGATGTTTGAAGTAAGATTCAAATTGAAATAGAAACTCCCGAGTCAAACAGCCAAACTATAGTATAGTATGGTGAGTAGTATAATATGGCGGGCGGGTGGCAGGTGTGGGAACGCCCTCCAAATTTGAatcagattatatatatatatatatatatatatatatatcctccaAATTTGAatcagattatatatatatatatatatatatatatatatatatatatatatatatatataaaagtaatTAATTTAGAACCGTGGAgccttattttttaaaaagggAGTTCAATTGAATacattgaagaatatgagtTTGATCAAAATTTGTTTTTCCAGAGGAATGTacaattgtgtgtgtgtgtgtgtatagtaTTTTTTAAGGGTGTTAATTACGAATCGAGTCGAGTCGAATATAATGAAAATTTGAAGACTTaagttcggctcgaaatattcgaacgTGTTCAcgaattattatttgaaaataagtACTTGAATGGCTcgaagtttatttatttaatatataattatattatattaataaaatacta includes the following:
- the LOC140820161 gene encoding protein CLT2, chloroplastic-like, which encodes MMMRLNLLPRPTPKSHPLPFSRNPTIADRYSSNLNNNPVKLPISPLFSGRRFVLPFGNGKTSVSTDSNPSRTVCSAVPGPDSGGDEVSAGDKKAGVIVWSAITLMLAVVNRVLHKLALVPMKEYPLFLAQINTFVFVAVYFPLLYLRYKGGLVTDEMLSIPKAPFIAMGFLESVSLVSGMYAGAMLPGPVIPLLYQTFLIWQLIFSRFLLKRTYPLNQIIGCFLVAAGVIVALTSGSSNGTMLGGMGILWPALMVLSSAFQAGASIVKESVFIDAATRLKGKLLDVFVVNCFGSAVQAMFVLLCLPILSNLKGITLSQLPMYFKSGAACFLNIGGNTTGCAGAPMLPLLFIISSVLFNISVLNLLKFSDAIVASLAVRASVPIAIYALSLPLPYLPQVESISPFFHLGSMILVVGLILYNMPKPQKQLSKAL